In Citrus sinensis cultivar Valencia sweet orange chromosome 2, DVS_A1.0, whole genome shotgun sequence, a single genomic region encodes these proteins:
- the LOC102626062 gene encoding probable serine/threonine-protein kinase PBL16, translating to MGNCWCKWEPSVYIVSSNPKSESPKDESPSEKAKKEYSKLPSNPEEVEDLRRDSAANPLIAFTYDELRIITANFRQDRVLGGGGFGCVYKGFISEDLREGLQPVPVAVKVHDGDNSYQGHREWLAEVIFLGHLSHPNLVKLIGYCCEDEHRVLIYEFMARGSVENNLFSKVLLPLPWSIRMKIAFGAAKGLAFLHEAEKPVIYRDFKTSNILLDTDYNAKLSDFGLAKDGPEGDKSHVSTRIMGTYGYAAPEYIMTGHLTPRSDVYSFGVVLLEILTGRKSLDKSRPAREQNLADWALPLLKEKKKLLNIIDPRLEGDYPVKGVHKAAMLAYHCLNHNPKARPLMRDIVDSLEPLQVLPDEAPTPKNFVTVVTPEEPKAEIQTKDSQCN from the exons ATGGGAAATTGTTGGTGTAAATGGGAGCCTTCAGTTTACATAGTTTCATCAAATCCAAAGTCAG AATCACCAAAAGATGAGAGTCCGTCCGAGAAAGCTAAAAAGGAATACAGTAAGTTACCATCAAATCCAGAAGAAGTAGAGGACCTGCGTCGTGATTCGGCTGCAAATCCATTGATTGCATTCACGTACGATGAACTGAGAATCATCACTGCAAACTTCAGGCAAGATCGTGTGTTGGGTGGAGGCGGATTTGGATGTGTTTACAAAGGGTTCATTTCTGAGGACTTAAGGGAAGGGCTTCAGCCTGTTCCAGTGGCTGTTAAGGTTCATGATGGTGATAACAGTTATCAAGGCCACCGGGAATGGCTG GCAGAAGTCATATTTTTGGGACACCTTTCTCATCCGAATTTGGTTAAGTTGATCGGTTACTGCTGTGAAGATGAACACCGGGTACTAATATATGAGTTCATGGCTCGGGGTAGTGTCGAAAACAATCTTTTCTCAA AAGTACTGCTTCCTCTTCCATGGTCTATCAGAATGAAGATTGCATTTGGTGCTGCAAAAGGACTGGCCTTCCTTCATGAAGCAGAGAAACCTGTCATCTATCGCGACTTTAAGACATCTAATATTCTCTTAGATACG GACTACAATGCAAAGCTCTCGGACTTTGGCCTTGCCAAAGATGGACCAGAGGGGGACAAATCTCACGTTTCAACTCGCATAATGGGAACTTATGGATATGCAGCCCCTGAGTACATAATGACGG GTCATCTAACTCCCAGAAGTGATGTGTACAGCTTTGGTGTCGTGCTTCTTGAGATTCTGACAGGAAGAAAATCACTAGACAAGTCGCGACCAGCCAGAGAGCAGAACTTAGCAGATTGGGCTCTCCCTTTGcttaaagagaagaaaaagttaCTCAACATCATTGATCCTCGACTAGAAGGAGATTATCCAGTTAAAGGAGTTCATAAAGCTGCCATGCTCGCCTACCATTGCTTGAACCACAATCCGAAAGCAAGGCCTTTAATGCGGGATATTGTGGATTCATTGGAGCCGTTGCAAGTACTCCCAGATGAGGCTCCCACTCCAAAGAATTTTGTAACTGTGGTTACTCCTGAGGAACCAAAAGCGGAGATTCAAACAAAAGATTCACAATGTAATTAG